One genomic segment of Erythrolamprus reginae isolate rEryReg1 chromosome 2, rEryReg1.hap1, whole genome shotgun sequence includes these proteins:
- the CSRNP2 gene encoding cysteine/serine-rich nuclear protein 2, translating to MDAIASAGLKRKFDDVDVGSPVSNSDDEISNSDSADSCDSVNPPSSSGFIPTSILKRQKQLRRKNVRFDQVTVYYFARRQGFTSVPSQGGSSLGMAQRHNSVRRYTLGEFAQEQEVNHREILREHLKEEKLHAKKMKLTKNGTVESEEADGLTLEDVSDDDLDVENVEVDDYFFLQPLPTKRRRALLRASGVHRIDAEEKQELRAIRLSREECGCDCRLYCDPEACACSQAGIKCQVDRMSFPCGCSRDGCGNMAGRIEFNPIRVRTHYLHTIMKLELENKRQVSRAQVLDEEAPHSSGSDWLGSQSPETQDFQEFMAENETAVMHLQTAEELERLKAEEDSSSGSSMESLGVCILEEPLSVSEGMCPSLATPILIQAQLPPGSSVLCFTDSSEQASSAEGSQPYLNNGPVVYYQVDQRSVLGVKGENRAEEPEGGPRYPEEKELSIYSVPVTSLVTCGRATATNGVETEKAAAPFEPLSSESCQPEVPLPSLPLHTDVPQDSLRPQSVVPPSSPERACELPSSEECSLGPSLTV from the exons ATGGATGCCATCGCAAGTGCCGGCCTCAAGAGGAAGTTTGACGATGTGGACGTGGGCTCGCCCGTTTCCAATTCCGACGATGAGATCTCCAACAGCGACAGCGCAGACAGCTGCGACAGCGTCAATCCTCCAAGCTCCTCGGGCTTCATTC CAACCTCCATCTTAAAAAGGCAGAAACAGCTGCGTAGAAAGAACGTGCGCTTCGACCAGGTGACCGTGTACTACTTTGCAAGGCGTCAGGGATTTACCAGCGTCCCTAGCCAAGGGGGAAGTTCCCTGGGCATGGCCCAGCGGCATAACTCCGTCCGCAGGTATACCCTTGGCGAATTTGCCCAAGAGCAGGAAGTGAATCATCGTGAGATCCTTCGAGAACACCTGAAGGAGGAGAAGCTTCACGCCAAGAAAATGAAG CTGACCAAGAATGGAACCGTGGAGTCCGAAGAGGCTGATGGCTTGACGCTTGAGGATGTCTCTGATGACGACCTCGATGTAGAGAACGTGGAGGTGGACGACTACTTCTTCTTGCAGCCGTTGCCCACCAAGCGGCGGCGAGCTCTACTTCGCGCCTCTGGTGTTCATCGCATCGATGCGGAGGAAAAACAAGAACTTCGGGCCATCCGCCTCTCGCGAGAAGAATGTGGGTGCGACTGCCGGCTGTACTGTGACCCTGAGGCCTGTGCCTGTAGCCAGGCTGGAATTAAATGccag GTGGACCGAATGTCCTTCCCATGCGGCTGTTCCAGAGATGGTTGTGGGAACATGGCTGGGAGAATTGAATTCAATCCCATCCGGGTGAGGACTCACTACCTGCACACCATTATGAAACTAGAGCTAGAGAATAAACGGCAGGTGAGCCGGGCCCAGGTTCTGGATGAAGAGGCCCCCCATAGCTCCGGCAGTGACTGGCTGGGAAGCCAGTCCCCAGAGACCCAGGACTTTCAGGAGTTCATGGCGGAGAACGAAACGGCCGTCATGCATCTTCAGACCGCCGAGGAGCTGGAGCGGCTGAAGGCGGAGGAAGACTCTAGCAGCGGCTCCAGCATGGAAAGCTTGGGGGTGTGCATTTTGGAGGAGCCGCTTTCTGTCTCCGAAGGGATGTGCCCAAGCCTCGCCACACCAATCCTCATTCAAGCTCAGCTGCCGCCAGGTTCCTCTGTTCTGTGTTTCACGGACAGTTCTGAGCAAGCCAGCTCAGCTGAGGGCAGCCAACCCTACTTGAACAATGGGCCTGTTGTGTACTATCAGGTTGACCAAAGGTCAGTGCTGGGGGTGAAGGGGGAAAATAGAGCAGAGGAGCCTGAGGGGGGCCCTCGTTACCCAGAGGAAAAGGAGCTGAGCATCTACTCTGTCCCTGTGACTTCACTGGTGACTTGCGGCAGAGCCACAGCCACCAACGGTGTAGAAACAGAGAAGGCGGCGGCACCTTTCGAGCCCCTGTCTTCTGAGAGCTGCCAGCCTGAGGTTCCTCTGCCAAGCTTGCCACTCCACACAGACGTGCCACAAGACAGTTTGCGGCCCCAGAGTGTGGTGCCGCCGTCGTCTCCAGAGAGGGCCTGCGAGCTCCCCTCTTCTGAGGAATGCTCTTTGGGCCCTTCTCTGACCGTGTGA